From Deltaproteobacteria bacterium, one genomic window encodes:
- a CDS encoding methylenetetrahydrofolate reductase C-terminal domain-containing protein, which produces MIRSITQQKTEAELDQLLDGLARVFIIGCGTCPTMTHTGGLQEVEAMRKQLSEKGKMVTGDTVLAVACDNLTQEALDQYGTRIDQADVLLIMACAFGVQNIARQSKKMVVPALDTLFIGKETQSGQFDEVCTQCGDCILGETGGICPVTSCHKGLVNGPCGGTNNGKCEIDSDKDCAWTLIYNRLKDLNRLDAMRRLQKPRNHQAALRPGKWRLDT; this is translated from the coding sequence ATGATCAGATCCATTACCCAGCAAAAAACCGAAGCGGAGCTGGATCAACTCCTGGACGGCCTGGCAAGGGTCTTTATCATCGGATGCGGGACCTGCCCCACCATGACCCATACGGGGGGCCTTCAAGAGGTGGAGGCCATGAGGAAACAGCTCTCGGAAAAAGGGAAGATGGTGACCGGAGACACGGTCCTGGCCGTGGCCTGCGACAACCTGACGCAGGAGGCCCTCGACCAGTACGGCACCCGCATAGACCAGGCGGATGTTCTCCTGATCATGGCCTGCGCCTTCGGCGTTCAGAATATCGCCAGGCAGTCCAAAAAAATGGTCGTCCCTGCCCTGGATACCCTCTTCATCGGAAAGGAGACCCAATCAGGACAATTTGACGAGGTCTGTACCCAGTGCGGGGACTGCATCCTGGGCGAGACCGGCGGGATCTGCCCGGTCACCTCCTGTCACAAGGGCCTGGTAAACGGGCCGTGCGGAGGCACCAACAACGGGAAGTGCGAGATCGACAGCGACAAGGACTGCGCCTGGACCCTCATCTATAACCGGCTGAAGGACCTGAACCGGCTCGACGCCATGCGGAGGCTTCAGAAACCCCGAAATCATCAGGCAGCGCTGCGGCCGGGGAAGTGGAGGCTGGATACTTGA
- a CDS encoding DEAD/DEAH box helicase: protein MALKKHYYRPKRPVSGKRHREKDEADYSKPKIDPALKASFQKIGIPKEEPFSPDPFQVEAIELVREYDVLVSAPTGSGKTWIASEVIRSFLSEDRRVWYASPLKALSNSIYQQFCQGFGPPYCGILTGDRKENADAPIVVGTTEILRNQLYDAMHKGFSIQSDLVILDEAHYLSDPDRGVVWEEVLIYLPSRVRLLLLSATVSNPEEVCDWLRTIRKAPNRVVRAEERPVPLETLFLFPDGLITPLGTRKGLNPKVKGFLGSKKKFGRGRHERIDFGKIVRYLREIDLLPAIFFLKSRADCDHALLTCPAVDKPDAVARRMKGILKGFLKDYPHLKNHRQIKPLLGAMVGSHHGGQLPYWKMVIEGMMNKGLLEAIFSTSTVAAGVNFPARTVVILQSDRYNGREFADLTPTDLHQMIGRAGRRGKDNIGFALIIPGPYQDPQLIHELLDSSPDPLQSQIRINFSMTLNLLLSHTPLEVKDLLDRSFAAYQENQSGDAQKRRQAEMVSELARILPEAKCDITDPFGIMEYIRTQSDLQRTLRKSTRTRPHDRSVQAYKDLLTPGRLFLHKNGNIYVVFKTYSDEGRFICASHNIRRQDPKGKRQLKLRRVDLSQIEAVYDYRVDLPEDYSREKLDLLLDAVPRDRLTAIEVPDGREGRESESIRKAREKLESLPCQGCPHSRLCHRIRGGRLQKLLAEFRASTERPETAWGGLWLSFKRQLRFLKETGFVDETDRLTPDGQWASNLRLDQPLLIAEAIRKGAYNEISPAELAGGLAPFVWDRGQEMELKIKGVVDLSKIETIFNRLLDHIEEIRVLKASRGFQNPPIMFWPAAALFMWARGMAWEELLCFVSADEGDMASLIMRTADHLRQVADLRETHPRLASVAGEAIDLILREPVYIL, encoded by the coding sequence GTGGCATTAAAAAAACATTATTACAGACCCAAACGCCCGGTTTCAGGCAAGAGACATCGGGAGAAGGACGAGGCCGATTATTCAAAGCCCAAGATAGACCCCGCCCTGAAGGCATCGTTTCAGAAGATCGGGATCCCTAAGGAGGAACCGTTCTCACCCGATCCCTTTCAGGTGGAGGCCATTGAACTGGTCAGGGAGTACGATGTCCTGGTCAGCGCGCCTACCGGTTCAGGAAAGACCTGGATTGCCTCAGAAGTCATCCGTTCGTTTCTCTCAGAAGACCGGAGGGTCTGGTATGCCTCCCCCCTGAAGGCCCTCTCCAACTCCATTTACCAGCAGTTCTGCCAGGGGTTCGGGCCCCCTTACTGCGGTATCCTTACCGGAGATCGAAAAGAGAATGCCGACGCCCCCATCGTGGTGGGGACCACGGAGATTCTCCGGAACCAGCTCTACGATGCCATGCACAAGGGATTCAGCATCCAGTCGGATCTGGTGATCCTGGATGAGGCCCACTATCTGAGCGATCCGGATCGGGGGGTGGTGTGGGAAGAGGTGCTTATCTATCTCCCGTCGAGGGTCAGGCTCCTCCTCCTGTCCGCCACCGTATCCAACCCGGAAGAGGTCTGCGATTGGTTGCGGACCATTCGAAAGGCCCCTAACCGGGTGGTGCGGGCAGAGGAGCGCCCGGTTCCGCTGGAGACGTTGTTTCTCTTTCCTGACGGGCTGATCACCCCTTTAGGCACCCGCAAAGGATTGAACCCAAAGGTGAAAGGGTTTTTGGGGTCAAAGAAAAAATTCGGGCGGGGACGGCATGAGAGGATTGATTTCGGAAAGATTGTCCGTTATCTGAGGGAGATAGACCTCCTGCCGGCCATCTTTTTTCTCAAGTCGAGGGCCGATTGCGACCATGCCCTCCTGACCTGCCCGGCCGTGGATAAACCGGATGCCGTGGCGCGGCGGATGAAAGGGATACTGAAAGGATTTCTAAAAGACTATCCTCACCTGAAAAACCACCGCCAGATAAAACCGCTTCTGGGTGCCATGGTGGGATCACATCACGGCGGACAGCTCCCATACTGGAAGATGGTGATCGAGGGGATGATGAACAAGGGTCTGCTGGAGGCCATTTTTTCCACCTCCACGGTGGCGGCCGGTGTTAATTTCCCTGCCAGAACCGTTGTTATCCTTCAGAGTGACCGTTATAACGGGCGGGAATTTGCTGATCTGACCCCAACGGATCTCCATCAGATGATCGGACGGGCAGGTCGGAGAGGGAAGGACAATATCGGATTTGCCCTGATCATTCCCGGCCCCTATCAGGACCCGCAACTCATCCATGAATTGCTGGATTCTTCACCCGATCCCCTCCAGAGCCAGATTCGGATCAACTTTTCCATGACCCTCAACCTCCTCCTCTCCCATACCCCGCTTGAAGTCAAGGACCTCCTGGATCGTTCCTTTGCCGCGTATCAGGAGAATCAGTCCGGAGACGCCCAGAAAAGACGGCAGGCGGAGATGGTGTCGGAATTGGCCAGGATCCTTCCGGAGGCCAAATGCGACATTACCGACCCGTTCGGGATCATGGAATATATCCGGACGCAGTCCGATCTGCAGAGGACTCTCAGGAAGTCGACCCGGACCCGGCCCCATGACAGGTCTGTCCAGGCCTACAAGGATCTGCTGACGCCGGGGAGGCTGTTTCTCCACAAAAACGGGAATATCTACGTGGTGTTCAAGACCTATTCCGACGAGGGAAGATTTATCTGCGCCTCTCATAATATCAGACGCCAGGATCCAAAGGGAAAACGACAGCTCAAACTGCGGCGGGTCGATCTGAGTCAGATCGAGGCGGTGTACGATTATCGGGTGGATCTGCCCGAAGACTATTCCCGGGAAAAGCTGGACCTCCTGTTGGACGCGGTTCCGAGGGACAGATTGACCGCGATAGAGGTTCCTGACGGGAGGGAAGGGCGGGAGAGTGAATCCATCCGGAAGGCGCGGGAAAAGCTGGAATCGCTGCCATGTCAGGGATGCCCCCATTCCAGGCTCTGCCACCGGATAAGGGGTGGGCGGCTTCAGAAACTCCTGGCTGAATTTCGTGCCTCAACGGAGCGTCCGGAGACGGCCTGGGGCGGGTTGTGGCTCAGTTTCAAGCGCCAGCTCCGATTCCTGAAGGAGACCGGCTTTGTGGATGAGACGGACCGGCTGACCCCTGACGGTCAGTGGGCCTCCAACCTCAGGCTGGATCAGCCGCTCCTGATTGCCGAAGCCATACGAAAAGGGGCGTATAATGAGATCTCGCCCGCGGAATTGGCCGGCGGGCTGGCGCCGTTTGTATGGGACCGGGGTCAGGAAATGGAACTGAAGATAAAAGGCGTGGTGGATCTGAGCAAGATCGAGACAATTTTCAATCGGTTGCTGGACCATATCGAAGAGATACGGGTCTTGAAGGCGTCGCGGGGCTTCCAAAACCCTCCCATCATGTTCTGGCCCGCGGCCGCCCTCTTCATGTGGGCAAGGGGGATGGCGTGGGAGGAACTCCTTTGCTTCGTGTCCGCGGACGAAGGCGACATGGCATCGCTCATCATGAGGACCGCAGACCATCTCAGGCAGGTGGCGGATCTCCGTGAGACCCACCCCCGACTGGCATCCGTGGCCGGCGAGGCGATCGATCTCATCTTACGCGAACCGGTGTATATCCTCTGA
- a CDS encoding (Fe-S)-binding protein, whose protein sequence is MWEAEKCNLCGECLVRCQYVDFDQDRAVSEIRELMAGRPAEILKECVTCCACNEYCPTGANPFDLINRLQEVHQSLPIPEKMRKFMDAGGTMPSAVIGGDASKPVLSLCVMDPALPPGSVEGRMFDGMTVAKGGEYFCYLGYVHIGMDSPLKAHAQEFIDRLAGLGAREIVFLHADCHAMLNKVPEYGIDVPFKATHLIEYMRDYVKAHPDQVSPLNRRIAYQRPCASRYSPEIEPVLDDLFERIGVERVERTYDRESALCCGGLFSRIYPDRIKPLMAGNLKDATEHQAEAMVFLCPLCMATLAKGADAQNLKPIFITQLVRMALGELPFPE, encoded by the coding sequence ATGTGGGAAGCGGAAAAATGCAATCTTTGCGGGGAGTGTCTGGTTCGGTGTCAATATGTGGACTTTGATCAGGACAGGGCCGTTTCAGAGATCCGGGAACTGATGGCCGGAAGACCGGCCGAGATTCTGAAGGAATGCGTGACCTGCTGTGCCTGTAACGAATACTGCCCCACGGGCGCCAATCCGTTCGATCTGATCAACAGACTCCAGGAGGTGCATCAATCCCTCCCCATACCCGAAAAGATGCGGAAGTTTATGGATGCCGGCGGAACCATGCCTTCCGCGGTGATCGGGGGCGATGCATCCAAACCTGTGCTGTCCCTCTGCGTCATGGACCCTGCCCTCCCTCCCGGATCCGTGGAAGGCCGGATGTTCGACGGTATGACCGTTGCCAAGGGAGGTGAATATTTCTGCTATTTAGGGTATGTCCATATCGGCATGGACAGCCCTCTAAAGGCGCATGCACAAGAATTCATCGATCGGCTGGCCGGCCTCGGGGCCCGGGAGATCGTGTTTCTCCATGCAGACTGCCATGCCATGCTCAACAAGGTGCCGGAATACGGCATCGACGTTCCTTTCAAGGCCACGCATCTCATCGAATATATGAGGGACTATGTTAAGGCCCACCCGGATCAGGTGTCGCCCTTGAATCGAAGGATCGCCTATCAGCGGCCGTGCGCGTCGCGGTATTCCCCCGAGATAGAGCCGGTCTTGGACGACCTGTTTGAGCGTATCGGCGTGGAACGGGTGGAAAGGACGTATGATCGAGAATCCGCCCTGTGCTGCGGAGGGTTGTTCTCGCGGATCTATCCGGATCGGATCAAGCCCCTGATGGCGGGAAATCTCAAGGACGCGACCGAACACCAGGCAGAGGCCATGGTCTTTCTTTGCCCCCTCTGCATGGCGACCCTGGCGAAAGGGGCCGACGCGCAGAATCTGAAACCGATCTTCATCACCCAGCTCGTCCGGATGGCCCTTGGCGAATTGCCGTTTCCGGAGTGA
- a CDS encoding acyl-CoA dehydrogenase family protein — translation MTQATKMDPDVLSMVFDTIDKLERERLPLETKLEMDRAGEFPTELIRFMLGPDIALHLIFIPEAYGGLGAGATEIALVSERMAKMDLAIATSFLAICLGMDPIRVGGTTAQKEKYITKIAEKGLIVAYGVTEPEAGSNVQSLKTRADRVLDDQGRIKGYRINGQKQFITNGGVAQLYTILADTPDGPSFFIVEAGAQGLIPGKHEDKHGIRASDTCALTLEDLYLPVEDLIGGVEGQGLKEANKVFGYTRLMVATFGLGGGMASLERTVRYSKERIQFGTPLASKQGYTHRLLVPHAVQLEAARAYIEEVARRLDTDEEDLQVEGSIAKYFATEAGDAMANDGIQAFGGYGYMREYEVEKIKRDVKILPIYEGTSEIQRNIISMFRLRSTVRSKGGFYREMAERLAGLPEETGGPILARAIDAMNAVVLAARKEKLTKSQFVMFLLADMMTWTEVGNALCRKAAVYEGGRTCTPAFIKAAARIFAREAMEKVYINSLRITRGCEPMVEGMTEVLESVQAGEAMKGNLKDMDMLAAELVA, via the coding sequence ATGACGCAAGCGACGAAAATGGATCCGGATGTGTTATCCATGGTCTTTGATACCATTGACAAACTCGAGAGAGAGAGACTCCCGTTGGAGACAAAGCTGGAGATGGACCGGGCAGGGGAGTTTCCCACTGAGTTGATCCGGTTCATGCTGGGCCCGGATATCGCCCTGCATCTGATCTTTATTCCGGAGGCCTATGGCGGCCTGGGCGCCGGCGCCACGGAGATCGCCCTGGTATCTGAACGGATGGCCAAGATGGATCTCGCCATCGCCACGTCGTTTTTGGCCATATGCCTGGGAATGGACCCTATCCGGGTGGGCGGAACCACCGCCCAGAAGGAAAAATATATCACAAAGATTGCCGAGAAGGGCCTTATTGTGGCCTACGGCGTCACCGAACCCGAGGCCGGTTCCAATGTCCAGTCCCTCAAGACCCGGGCCGACCGGGTCCTGGACGACCAGGGCCGGATCAAGGGATACCGGATCAACGGCCAGAAGCAGTTCATCACCAACGGCGGCGTGGCCCAGCTCTACACCATCCTTGCGGATACCCCGGACGGTCCGTCCTTTTTTATTGTGGAGGCCGGGGCCCAAGGTCTCATCCCCGGAAAACACGAGGACAAACACGGCATCAGGGCCTCGGACACCTGCGCCCTGACCCTGGAAGACCTGTATTTGCCCGTGGAGGACCTGATCGGGGGCGTGGAAGGCCAGGGTCTGAAAGAGGCCAACAAGGTCTTCGGATATACCCGGCTCATGGTGGCCACATTCGGCCTGGGCGGGGGCATGGCCTCCCTGGAAAGGACGGTACGGTATTCCAAGGAGCGCATCCAGTTCGGCACCCCCCTCGCCTCCAAGCAGGGATACACCCACCGGCTCCTGGTCCCCCATGCGGTCCAGCTGGAGGCGGCCCGGGCATACATCGAGGAGGTGGCCCGCAGGCTGGATACGGACGAGGAAGACCTTCAGGTGGAGGGATCCATTGCCAAATATTTCGCCACCGAGGCGGGCGACGCCATGGCCAATGACGGGATTCAGGCCTTTGGCGGGTACGGGTACATGCGGGAGTATGAGGTGGAAAAGATCAAGCGGGACGTCAAAATACTCCCCATCTATGAAGGGACCAGCGAGATCCAGCGCAATATTATCTCCATGTTTCGTCTCCGAAGCACGGTGCGCTCCAAGGGCGGGTTTTACCGGGAGATGGCCGAACGGCTGGCAGGATTGCCCGAAGAGACCGGGGGCCCCATCCTGGCCAGGGCAATAGATGCCATGAATGCGGTAGTCCTGGCCGCCAGGAAAGAGAAGCTCACCAAATCCCAATTTGTGATGTTCCTCCTGGCCGATATGATGACCTGGACCGAGGTCGGGAACGCCCTCTGCCGCAAGGCTGCGGTCTATGAAGGGGGCCGGACCTGCACCCCGGCGTTCATCAAGGCCGCGGCAAGAATCTTTGCCAGGGAAGCAATGGAGAAGGTCTATATCAACAGCCTCCGGATCACCCGGGGCTGTGAGCCCATGGTTGAGGGGATGACGGAGGTGCTGGAGTCCGTTCAGGCGGGGGAGGCCATGAAAGGGAACCTCAAAGACATGGACATGCTTGCTGCCGAGCTGGTGGCGTGA
- a CDS encoding FAD-dependent oxidoreductase, which produces MEKLSSVGQLEWLRNRILAQMDDRKTVVQVCMTGCRAYGSADVKSSLEAEVERQGLSDRVEIRATGCHGFCAKAPVIAIEPMGIQYQEVGPEDAAEIIDRTVKQRGLIDRLAYHDPKTGNPIFYRNQIPFYSKQERRILANCGRIDPTRIEDYIAAGGYQAIIKALTRMTPEEVIQEVITAQLRGRGGAGFSTGLKWRFARQAPGRPKYIICNADEGDPGAFMDRAILEGDPHAVLEGMLIGAYAIGAEHGYVYVREEYPIAVEHLTIALEQMTELGLLGRNILGTGFHFDLRLKMGAGAFVCGEETALMASIEGKRGMPRARPPFPAQAGLGGKPTNINNVETWANIPPLIRRGAGWYSEVGTEKSKGTKIFSLAGKVNNTGLVEVPIGVTVREVVFDIGGGIPKGRQFKAVQMGGPSGGCVPPQHLNLPIDYDTLQRIGAIMGSGGMVVMDENNCMVEIARFFLSFTQSESCGKCAPCRLGTTQLLEILTRITQGRGKITDIQTIRDLGETITETALCGLGQTCAKPALSTLRYFSKEYEDHILEQRCAGAACDAMVISACQHACPAGIDVPNYVAAIARGNNEKAVEIIRERNPFPAVCGRICIHPCEFKCRRGELDDPVAIRSLKRFASDWYFRNIGRREAPFPVTRSGKVAVVGAGPAGLTCAYFLAEMGYRVIVYEAQPVAGGMLGLAIPEFRLPRDVIQEEIAYIESCGVEIRYNSPIDAKHTVNDLMNEGHDAVFIAAGAQASRRIGIPGEEEGLEGLAYGLAFLTDVRMGRPMELKGKTVVVGGGNVAIDVARTALRTGAGDVQIFCLESRQEMPAWEKEIEEALEEGIVINASWGPRRILSAEGRVTGIEFVRCISVFDEEGKFNPRFDESATQIVEADHVFISIGQAPDPSFLSEDGQLERALWGTLAVNENTLSTNIKGVFAGGDFTTGPTYLIRAIASGRRAALAIHQYLEGDTGRIRIPDEKTALAEDAGLALEQETVEDRPRIQVALETPDDRVKDFREIERGFTAEQAIWEAGRCLRCDLEKERSRS; this is translated from the coding sequence ATGGAAAAGCTATCATCCGTTGGACAACTGGAATGGCTCCGCAACCGGATCCTGGCTCAGATGGACGATCGGAAGACCGTGGTCCAGGTCTGCATGACCGGGTGCCGGGCCTACGGGTCTGCAGATGTCAAATCCTCGCTGGAAGCCGAGGTCGAGCGACAGGGCCTTTCAGACCGGGTGGAGATACGGGCCACCGGGTGTCATGGATTCTGCGCCAAGGCCCCGGTGATCGCCATTGAGCCGATGGGGATTCAGTATCAGGAGGTGGGGCCTGAAGATGCGGCGGAGATCATCGACCGGACGGTGAAACAGCGTGGTTTGATCGACCGTCTCGCCTATCACGATCCGAAGACGGGAAATCCCATCTTCTACAGGAATCAGATTCCCTTTTACAGCAAACAGGAGAGACGGATTTTGGCCAACTGCGGCCGCATCGACCCCACCCGGATCGAGGATTATATCGCGGCGGGCGGCTACCAGGCCATTATCAAGGCATTGACCCGAATGACCCCTGAAGAGGTGATCCAGGAGGTGATCACCGCGCAATTGAGAGGGAGGGGCGGCGCCGGCTTTTCCACCGGACTCAAATGGCGGTTTGCACGCCAGGCCCCGGGCCGGCCCAAGTACATCATCTGCAACGCGGACGAAGGCGATCCAGGGGCGTTCATGGACAGGGCCATCCTGGAAGGGGATCCTCACGCCGTCCTGGAAGGGATGCTCATCGGGGCCTACGCCATCGGCGCCGAACACGGGTATGTATATGTGCGTGAGGAATATCCGATTGCAGTGGAACATCTGACCATCGCCCTCGAGCAGATGACCGAACTTGGGCTCCTGGGCCGGAATATCCTGGGAACCGGATTCCATTTCGATCTCAGATTAAAGATGGGGGCCGGGGCCTTTGTCTGCGGCGAGGAGACCGCCCTCATGGCCTCTATTGAAGGAAAACGGGGAATGCCCCGGGCCAGGCCGCCCTTTCCCGCCCAGGCAGGGTTAGGGGGAAAGCCCACCAACATCAATAATGTGGAGACCTGGGCCAATATCCCCCCGCTCATCCGGAGGGGGGCCGGATGGTACAGCGAGGTGGGAACCGAGAAAAGCAAGGGGACCAAGATCTTCTCCCTGGCCGGAAAGGTCAACAACACGGGCCTGGTGGAGGTGCCCATCGGCGTGACGGTGAGAGAGGTGGTCTTCGACATCGGGGGCGGCATCCCCAAGGGGAGACAGTTCAAGGCCGTGCAGATGGGGGGCCCCTCGGGCGGGTGCGTGCCGCCTCAGCATCTCAATCTCCCGATCGACTACGACACCCTGCAACGTATCGGCGCCATCATGGGTTCCGGCGGCATGGTGGTCATGGACGAAAACAACTGCATGGTGGAGATCGCCCGGTTTTTCCTGAGCTTCACCCAGTCGGAATCGTGCGGCAAGTGTGCGCCCTGCCGGCTGGGCACCACCCAGCTCCTGGAGATCCTGACCCGGATTACCCAGGGCCGGGGGAAGATCACGGATATCCAGACCATCCGGGACCTGGGGGAGACCATCACCGAGACGGCCCTCTGCGGCCTGGGCCAGACCTGCGCCAAGCCGGCCCTTTCCACGCTCAGGTACTTTTCAAAGGAGTATGAAGACCATATCCTGGAACAGCGCTGCGCAGGGGCCGCCTGTGACGCCATGGTCATCTCGGCGTGCCAGCATGCCTGCCCTGCCGGGATCGATGTCCCCAATTACGTTGCGGCCATTGCCAGGGGAAACAATGAAAAGGCGGTCGAGATTATTCGGGAACGGAACCCTTTCCCGGCCGTGTGCGGACGCATCTGCATTCACCCCTGTGAATTCAAATGCCGGCGCGGCGAACTGGATGATCCCGTTGCCATCCGGTCCCTCAAGCGCTTTGCCTCGGACTGGTACTTTCGGAACATCGGGAGGCGGGAGGCCCCGTTTCCCGTGACCAGGTCCGGGAAGGTCGCCGTGGTCGGGGCGGGTCCCGCCGGTCTGACCTGCGCCTATTTCCTGGCCGAGATGGGGTATCGGGTCATCGTGTATGAAGCCCAGCCCGTTGCCGGCGGCATGCTGGGCCTGGCGATCCCTGAATTCCGGCTTCCCCGGGACGTTATTCAGGAGGAGATCGCCTATATCGAAAGCTGCGGGGTAGAGATCCGCTACAACTCGCCCATAGATGCCAAACACACGGTCAACGACCTCATGAACGAAGGCCACGACGCCGTGTTTATCGCGGCCGGGGCCCAGGCCAGCAGACGGATCGGGATACCCGGCGAGGAAGAGGGCCTGGAAGGATTGGCCTACGGTCTGGCGTTCCTCACGGATGTGAGAATGGGAAGGCCGATGGAACTGAAAGGAAAAACCGTGGTGGTGGGAGGGGGGAATGTGGCCATCGATGTGGCCAGGACCGCCCTCCGGACAGGGGCCGGGGACGTACAGATATTCTGCCTCGAATCCCGCCAGGAAATGCCGGCATGGGAAAAAGAGATCGAAGAGGCCCTCGAGGAAGGAATCGTCATTAACGCGTCGTGGGGGCCTCGCCGCATCCTCAGCGCGGAGGGTCGCGTAACCGGCATTGAATTTGTCCGATGCATCTCGGTGTTCGATGAAGAGGGAAAATTCAATCCCCGTTTCGATGAGTCCGCCACCCAGATCGTTGAGGCCGATCACGTGTTCATCTCCATCGGCCAGGCCCCGGATCCTTCCTTCCTCTCGGAAGACGGGCAGTTGGAAAGGGCCCTGTGGGGAACCCTGGCGGTAAATGAGAACACCCTTTCCACCAACATCAAGGGGGTCTTTGCCGGCGGCGATTTTACCACCGGACCCACGTACCTCATCAGGGCCATTGCCTCGGGGAGAAGGGCGGCCTTGGCCATCCATCAGTATCTGGAAGGGGATACCGGGAGGATCCGGATCCCGGATGAAAAGACGGCCCTGGCCGAGGACGCGGGCCTGGCCCTTGAACAGGAAACCGTTGAAGATCGGCCCAGGATTCAGGTGGCGCTCGAAACCCCGGACGACAGGGTGAAGGACTTCAGGGAAATAGAGAGGGGATTCACGGCAGAACAGGCCATCTGGGAAGCCGGTCGGTGTCTCAGGTGCGATCTGGAAAAGGAGAGGAGTCGCTCATGA
- a CDS encoding methylenetetrahydrofolate reductase, whose protein sequence is MVSAFKKALDSGKFVVTSEVAPPKGTNLDKMAHHIELLKDRVDAMNVTDHQSSVMRFPSLGGALLVREMGGEPILQMTCRDRNRLALQADLLFAHQRGIHNVLCLTGDAVIFGDHKEAKGVFDLDSSQLLAAIRRLEKGEDLGGNKLEGDLSFCAGAIVTPEANPLEPQLVKFEKKIEAGAEYIQTQAVYDLDHFKGFMDYARQFPVKVLAGIILLTSAPMARFMNKNVAGVNVPQALIDEMAAAPKGRALDKGIEIAGRMIKRVKDEKMCHGVHIMAIGKEELVPDIMSAAGLG, encoded by the coding sequence ATGGTTTCCGCATTTAAGAAGGCCCTCGACTCGGGGAAATTCGTTGTCACCTCCGAGGTAGCGCCCCCAAAGGGAACGAACCTGGACAAGATGGCCCACCACATTGAACTCCTCAAAGACCGGGTGGATGCCATGAATGTGACCGATCATCAGAGTTCGGTCATGCGATTTCCTTCGCTGGGGGGGGCGCTCCTGGTGAGGGAAATGGGCGGGGAACCCATCTTGCAGATGACGTGCCGGGACCGCAACCGGCTGGCCCTCCAGGCCGACCTCCTTTTTGCGCATCAGCGGGGTATCCATAATGTCCTCTGCCTGACCGGGGATGCGGTCATCTTCGGCGACCACAAGGAGGCCAAAGGGGTCTTTGACCTCGATTCCAGCCAACTGCTCGCCGCCATTCGAAGGCTGGAGAAGGGAGAGGACCTTGGCGGAAATAAGCTGGAGGGGGACCTCTCCTTCTGTGCCGGGGCCATTGTCACCCCCGAGGCCAACCCCCTGGAACCCCAGCTCGTCAAGTTTGAAAAAAAGATCGAGGCAGGGGCCGAGTACATACAGACCCAGGCGGTCTACGATCTGGACCACTTCAAGGGGTTCATGGACTATGCCCGGCAATTCCCGGTCAAGGTCCTGGCAGGCATCATCCTACTTACCTCCGCCCCCATGGCCCGCTTCATGAACAAGAACGTGGCCGGGGTGAACGTTCCCCAGGCCCTCATCGACGAGATGGCCGCAGCGCCCAAGGGGAGGGCACTGGACAAGGGAATCGAGATCGCCGGCCGTATGATCAAACGGGTCAAAGACGAAAAGATGTGCCACGGCGTGCACATCATGGCCATCGGCAAGGAAGAGCTGGTCCCCGACATCATGTCCGCTGCAGGCCTGGGCTAG
- a CDS encoding glycosyltransferase family 2 protein, translating to MKLSIIIPCYNEKPHLPELISLVKSSPVPEKEIILVDDCSTDGTTELIRTRIEATVDRVVFHPENRGKGAAIRSGLDCVTGDIVIIQDADLEYDPMEYPKLMGPIVEGRADVVYGSRFMGGDPHRVHLFWHYVGNRILTLLSNMFTNLNLTDMETCYKVFRTEVIKALTIQQDRFGIEPEITAKVARARCRIYEVGISYYGRSYGEGKKIGWKDGVKAVYVILRYGLFR from the coding sequence ATGAAGTTATCCATCATTATACCGTGCTACAATGAAAAACCGCATCTTCCCGAGTTGATCTCCCTTGTCAAATCCTCCCCTGTACCTGAAAAGGAAATCATCCTGGTGGATGACTGTTCCACGGATGGGACCACGGAGCTCATCAGGACCCGGATAGAGGCGACTGTGGACAGGGTCGTCTTTCATCCCGAGAACAGGGGAAAAGGGGCGGCCATACGGTCCGGGCTCGATTGCGTGACGGGCGATATCGTCATTATCCAGGATGCCGACCTGGAATACGACCCCATGGAATATCCCAAGCTGATGGGGCCCATTGTCGAAGGGAGGGCCGATGTGGTCTATGGATCCCGCTTTATGGGCGGCGATCCCCACCGGGTCCATCTCTTCTGGCATTATGTGGGGAACAGAATCCTCACCCTCCTCTCCAATATGTTCACCAACCTGAATCTCACCGACATGGAGACCTGCTACAAGGTCTTCAGAACAGAGGTTATCAAGGCACTGACCATCCAACAGGACCGATTCGGCATCGAGCCGGAGATCACGGCCAAGGTCGCCAGGGCCAGGTGCCGCATCTATGAAGTGGGGATCTCTTATTACGGGAGGTCATACGGGGAAGGGAAAAAGATCGGATGGAAAGACGGGGTAAAGGCCGTCTATGTCATCCTGAGATACGGCCTCTTCAGGTAA